A window of the Sabethes cyaneus chromosome 1, idSabCyanKW18_F2, whole genome shotgun sequence genome harbors these coding sequences:
- the LOC128741331 gene encoding BTB/POZ domain-containing protein 1-like isoform X1, with translation MDPSNLTGMLPAAEQSTYSMECTSGLRYDIPFMKRQESLINNQFQSDVTFLVGEKRKPIYAHKLLLIIASEYFNAMFNGNFKESSSNEIELLDMEADIFLEILRFIYCGKVRMTVENVLEIYVHAQKYMLNELRRRAVCFLEKHINACNALKIFAQNRQYEFSFINEKCLALIRRNPLGFFHNDDFCGLDRKSLEIIFASRKINCTDEQIFQALREWKKCNEHESVSELQLVISAKRSYNCSKLRFFGNMSLSDHTDLKFSVDYQHNLACFGIGVFIKSPESVITIEVEITENLEVLDRFRFDYENKDFSAVSVADLFFEEITLRQGEWYTISVTFISDMDRYFTITNPQICHDKLKLFFDNNYNTIRSVISHLYYDEIKK, from the exons ATGGATCCGTCCAATCTTACCGGTATGCTCCCGGCGGCAGAACAG TCCACGTATAGCATGGAGTGCACTAGCGGGCTTAGGTACGACATACCATTCATGAAGCGTCAGGAAAGTCTGATTAACAACCAGTTCCAGTCGGATGTCACTTTTCTGGTGGGTGAAAAACGGAAACCGATCTACGCTCACAAGCTGCTACTGATTATCGCGTCCGAATACTTCAACGCCATGTTCAATGGTAACTTTAAGGAGTCCAGCTCCAACGAGATCGAGTTGCTGGACATGGAAGCGGATATTTTCCTGGAAATATTACGCTTCATCTATTGTGGCAAGGTCAGGATGACGGTTGAAAACGTATTGGAGATTTATGTGCACGCGCAAAAGTATATGCTAAACGAGCTACGCCGTCGGGCAGTTTGCTTCCTGGAGAAGCATATCAATGCTTGCAACGCTCTGAAAATATTTGCCCAGAATCGGCAATACGAGTTTTCCTTTATCAACGAGAAATGCTTGGCGCTGATTCGAAGAAACCCGTTAGGGTTTTTCCacaatgatgatttttgtggaTTGGACCGAAAATCACTGGAAATAATTTTTGCTAGCAGAAAAATCAATTGCACAGACGAACAGATTTTTCAGGCACTCAGAGAATGGAAAAAGTGCAATGAACATGAAAGCGTCAGCGAGCTGCAGTTGGTGATTAGTGCCAAGCGATCGTACAACTGTTCAAAGTTGCGTTTCTTTGGCAATATGTCACTGTCCGACCATACTGATCTCAAGTTCTCCGTGGATTATCAGCACAACCTGGCATGTTTCGGAATTGGGGTGTTTATAAAGTCACCGGAAAGTGTAATCACGATCGAAGTGGAAATTACGGAAAATCTGGAAGTTTTGGATCGCTTTCGGTTCGACTATGAGAATAAAGACTTTTCAGCGGTTAGCGTAGCCGATTTGTTCTTCGAAGAAATAACTTTACGACAAGGGGAATGGTATACCATTTCGGTTACGTTCATTTCGGACATGGACCGTTACTTTACGATCACTAATCCGCAGATTTGTCACGACAAGCTGAAGCTGTTTTTTGACAACAACTACAACACAATTAGGAGTGTTATTTCGCATTTATATTacgatgaaattaaaaaataa